AGCCTTATTGTACTGTCTTTTTTAGGGAGTAGTTCAAGCGCTTCCGTATCCCCTGCTTTTTCACGTTGTTTCAGGTTAAAAAGTTCATCCAATTTGGATATGTCTTCTATAAGGTCCAGAAATGTACCGTCTGTCCTATCTTTGTTTACCTTGTTTTTCTGCACAAAAGGTTTTTCATCTTCCCCTTGCCAGATATACTTCCCGTCATAGAGAAAGTACTTTCCTTTCGGCGACGCATACTGCCAGAGGAAACCCTTACGTCTCTTGTAAAGGAAGCTCCCGTCAAACACCCTTTCCTTCTTCAGACTCGAAATGACGATTTTCTGGTGGAATTGCGCAGTCAGGGTATTTATCTCTGTATATGTCTTTTCAATTGAATCAAAGGGGGAAGTATGCTTCACAT
This Pseudomonadota bacterium DNA region includes the following protein-coding sequences:
- a CDS encoding outer membrane lipoprotein carrier protein LolA; protein product: MFTILCLCTFVTGVSGETPQVPITQGRNEVKTDVKHTSPFDSIEKTYTEINTLTAQFHQKIVISSLKKERVFDGSFLYKRRKGFLWQYASPKGKYFLYDGKYIWQGEDEKPFVQKNKVNKDRTDGTFLDLIEDISKLDELFNLKQREKAGDTEALELLPKKDSTIRLAKVWIDRQNMVRKIELHEFTGNINTIEFISIKVNQSIEDTRFMFKPDKQKEIIER